AGATAACCGCGCATGAACTTGCGCCAAACACTCCAAGAAAAGACCCATTGTTCTTGGCCGTTCTGGCGATGATCGGAGGTTCTTATGTAATCCTGATTGCGCTGATGTTGGCTGCTGATGTGGCGATGGCTTTTCAAGACTGGGAGGATCCGTCAAGCGGTGAAACCCATCGCCTCTCCGGCGTGATTGCTGCGCTCAACTCGCCAGAACTCCGCTATGCCACTGGACTGAGCATAATCTCATCGAGCATCGCAGCCATTCTTGCTGTTTGGGTGGCTACCCCGCTTGCCTACCTCATGTCGCGTTTTAAATTTCCTGGGAAACCAATCATCGATGCTCTGATCGATATTCCGATCATCTTACCTCCACTCGTAATTGGTTTGTTGCTCCTGATGTTATTCAATTTTCCTCCTTTTGAATGGATGCGCCCGTGGGTCGTATTTGAGGTCCCGGGCGTCGTGTTAGCCCAGTTCGTGGTCGCGTGTGCCTTTGCAACCCGATCCATGCGCGTCGCATTCGACCAAATTCCACAGCGCTTCGAAGACGTCGCCATCACCCTCGGAGCCTCACGCGCGCAGACCTTCTTTCGCGTGATTCTACCCCAGGCAAACCGCGGTATACTCGCCGCAGGCACGCTCGCCTGGGCGCGCAGCTTGGGCGAATTTGGCCCTATTCTTATATTCGCCGGGTCAACTCGGATGAAAACCGAGGTGCTGCCCACGAGCGTGTTTCTCGAAATGCAATCCGGTAATCTCCAAGGCATGCTCGCTATCTCACTCCTGATGATACTCTGCGCCATCATCGTCCTCACCGTTGTTCGTGGCCTCGGAGGACGCGTCATCGGATGAGCCAATCAGTTACCATCGATCAGCTTTCCATACGGCTCGGTGAGTTTGCTTTAGATAACATTTCCCTGAATATCGATGCGGGCAGCTATGCCATACTCACAGGAAAATCCGGTTCAGGAAAGTCGACCCTGCTCGAATGCTTATGCGGCTTACGCAGATTCCACCAAGGCACCATTCGAATCGGGGAGAAAATACTGGCTCAATTCGAGTCAGGCAAACGTGTCAAATGGACACCGCCTGCCCTGCGCGCTGTGAGCTATATGCCGCAAGACATTGCCCTCTTTCCTCACCTGAACGTGCGGGAACAGATTGGCTTTGCCCTAGAGGTGCGTAAATACCCGAAAGATGCAGTCCGCACAGCCGTGGAATCGATGGCCGAAACCCTACAGATCCCACACCTACTCGATCGCAAGCCAGACCATCTGAGCGGGGGCGAAGCACAACGCGTAGCGCTCGGACGAGCACTCATCGCCCGCCCACAACTACTCTGTCTCGACGAGCCCCTCGCAGCCCTCGACGCCGACACCCACAGAGAAATGTGCCAACTCCTTCAACACCTCCACAAACAAACCGGTATCACAGTCCTCCACATCACCCACAACCCACAAGAAGCCACCCTCCTCGGCGACACGCATCTGACCATCTGCAACGGTCGCATCGAGTCCGCAAATAATTAGATTATCGTCCGCTAATGAACGCGAATGAATTTATGTTTTCCAAACCCCGACCAAGCCTTCTACCAATCATTCAAAAAATTAGCGTTCATTCGCGTGCATTAGCGGATAAAAAACGATCCAGACAAACCTGATTGCTATGACCAA
Above is a genomic segment from Opitutales bacterium containing:
- a CDS encoding ABC transporter permease, whose product is MPGKQPDLKITAHELAPNTPRKDPLFLAVLAMIGGSYVILIALMLAADVAMAFQDWEDPSSGETHRLSGVIAALNSPELRYATGLSIISSSIAAILAVWVATPLAYLMSRFKFPGKPIIDALIDIPIILPPLVIGLLLLMLFNFPPFEWMRPWVVFEVPGVVLAQFVVACAFATRSMRVAFDQIPQRFEDVAITLGASRAQTFFRVILPQANRGILAAGTLAWARSLGEFGPILIFAGSTRMKTEVLPTSVFLEMQSGNLQGMLAISLLMILCAIIVLTVVRGLGGRVIG
- a CDS encoding ABC transporter ATP-binding protein, which gives rise to MSQSVTIDQLSIRLGEFALDNISLNIDAGSYAILTGKSGSGKSTLLECLCGLRRFHQGTIRIGEKILAQFESGKRVKWTPPALRAVSYMPQDIALFPHLNVREQIGFALEVRKYPKDAVRTAVESMAETLQIPHLLDRKPDHLSGGEAQRVALGRALIARPQLLCLDEPLAALDADTHREMCQLLQHLHKQTGITVLHITHNPQEATLLGDTHLTICNGRIESANN